The genomic DNA AATATGCAGGGAGCGTTTAAGAGAGGAGCGCACAATATTAAGGCACACAGCAATGCCTTTGCGTTCAAAAAAGGAAGTCCCGAGGGTTCTCCGTAAGTTGTACCATTCGTCAGTTGGATTTCCCAGCTAATGACTGTTGGATATTCAGTTCacttgagaagaagggattcGTTAGGACGAAGAAACTTGACTAAAATTGTAGTCTCCCATAAGTCGCCGAcatgacgatgatggaagTAGATGAGAGAAGCCCACACAGTACAGACATAGCATGTTAAGTCGCCAATACCCAAATGTAGCCTTTGATAACCTAGTCTAAACATTTTTGCATACTGCAGCAGATAACCTTGCAAAAGGGTTCATATGCAAATTAAATGTCAAAAACTCCAAAAAGACCCAAAAGTTATCAGTTACAACTACTATCCTACACCCTAGACCATACATATTTCATTTTCTGCCCTTTTCACGCTGAAAACCCTTGGTAGGTCCAATTACGCTCACCGCCACTCGCAttttcatttcctcctcggTTCCCACCTGCATGATTATCGTTGGGCTTTCGGTCCAGACCGTTACCAATGCAGTCAAAGAGCGCCCAGTCACTCATGCCCATGTTCGCATCGTGTCCCATCCCCGAACCCATCCCACCGCCCAAATTCATTCCCAAAGAGAGCGCATTCATCCCACCTAAGTCTGTGCCGTCGAGCATGCCCATCCCTTCATTTCCCGTATTCCACTCTGACCCATTGTTGTTACCTATGGCGTACGGATATTGGGACTGAGGATCTTGAATATATGTTGCAGACGCTTGATGAGAGGCAGAATAGTCGAATGTGGGTTCCGAGCCATCAGGCGCACAGAGGGGGGTTTGCGTATCGGTATCAATACCGAATGAAGATAACAGTCTGGATGAAAAATCAgtcattttcttccttgaagCTGAAGTAAGCTTACGAGAAGAAATCATCTTTGATGCCTAATCCACCTCCAACGACATGATTAAAACCACCGTCATTGTCAAGATAAGCATCCGAAGTCCACTGTCCGGCATGCATATCACCTACTGTGGCACCAGATTGCTTCCAATCTTCGGATTTTGGGTGTTGGCTTGACATATCCGTGACAGAACGGCCAACCATTGTGCCCAAACCAGACTTCAGAAGACTAATATTGGTACCATCAGCAGCCCCAGGTTGATTAAACTCCATTGCCTTGTTCGCCTGTGCCGAGCACTCTTCGTTTTTGACACTAGCTCCTCCTGAGCATGTCACGTCCGCCGCATACAAAGCTTGCATAGAAGCAGGCGGTTCTTGCCTGCCCAATTGTTCTGGGCGGCTAGACGTGTCATGTGGAAAATTGACCATGTGGAGGAATTGCGACATTATGTCTACAGGAGGTTCGGACTGAGGcgttggatgatgaggggCAGGGGATTGGAAGGGTTTGGGCTGCGAACGCTCACTGATGATTGGCGGGAGGGCTTTGGGGGTACTAATCTGGGACTCATCGTTCTTTCTGGCTTCCCATGCAGCAACGAGCTCTTTGAATAGCTTCTCATGTCTTTTGGCACCCCTGAACCTTTCACCCCAAACACCAAGAGATATCTCACATTGACGAATGGCGTTCTCCGCCCGGCGTCGGTCATGTTCAGAAAAGTCTGTGGGTAATGTAGTGACCACATGAAGGAGTGTCATGCCAGCCAAAAAGATCCGGTAGAACCGCCAGGTAGACAGTTTAGAAGGATCAATGGCGGGTTGGAGGTAAGCGTATTGAGTCTATTCACATCGTCAATATAAATCAATTCACATCCCGCAAAAAGGGCTTACTTCGCAGAGGGCGGCCGCTGACTCTAAACACAGCGATACATACTCTCTTCGCGCCCGTCGGCTTGCCACAATAGGCCTCAATAACATCTGTACGCAATTATGATACTCGAGCTCCCAGTGCTCTCTTGGTAGCAAGGGAATCTGTACACCGGGAGGAGGATCGGGGTGACAAGCTCGCCATTGATCAAGACGAACTAATAGATTGTCCACTTCGGGTATGGACTGCCGTTCAGCGGTTAGAATGTTCTTGGTAGGAATGAGAGGCTTATCAAGACGATAGATAGCATCCCTACACGATCCTCGTTAAGTAGGGTATCGACATCTACAtgacgaaaaaaaaaaaaactcactgGATCAGCTGCTTCAGCTGGTTCAGTCGTATATTATGGATTGCCGATGTCATGCTCGTAACAGGCCCATATCCATCTGCGTACTCATCCCCCGGTCTCTTTCCACTCATCATATCAAGCTGCCGACTCTGCATAGCGGCAAGGACTTTGGGTTGATTGAAGTCCACATCAACATTAAGTGGGAGCTCAACGTCGATATCGCGGTCTTGGATGCCCGATGGCCTGCCAAGCTGTGCGGACATCATTCTGCAAGCAGAACGTCAGACAAATCCCACTAAATAATCAGGGAACGTACCGATCAAGGGAATAGACAGCCCAGAAtactctcttcttcatttcatACCTTTTTGGatccttttccctttcggCCTTGGACCTGGTTCGGCGGTGTAAACCCAATTCCACGGCAGTCCGCATTGATAGACCACCGACTTGCCAGACTGACACTTCAGCCGTAGGGTGACGGAAGCTGTAAATGGTtaggagggcgagggccTGGACAGTCGCGAGGGAATGATGAGATGTAAGTGTCGAGAGACAAGCAACGGCAGCGTTGTAGTACACCTAAGACTCAAATCAGCACATTCGCTTCATTGAAAAATCAGTAATTGCTCACTTCATGAGATACAGCGCCCTGCAATTTTTCTCCCTCGCTGAGTCTAGCGCCGTACCCGTAGCACAACCATAAGAAAAACGATGCCAaattccttctttcatcttcgccgGTACCTACACCCCAAAGCGGCCTGCCTTGGCAGATAGCCTCCCTATTTTCGTGCCAATGTCTTACAGCCTGCCAGTCGAAACACCCATACCTGGATTGAACGTGGTCGTACACAAGATCGAGATAATGGGCGGCCAAAGCTGCAGGAGGCAGGGGAGGCGtagggtggtggagagtaTATTCAAGAGCGGACTGGACAGAAGCAAGTTCCGGTGGGGCAAGATAGGAGAAGCGAGAAAGATGCGATGGTTGGGAACGATCTCGTGGTCGTCGCAAAGCGCTTACGCAAAACATTAGCGATGCAATGATAGGCACGCATATATCACTTACGTAGCACAAACCCTTGCCCAATTAACACCTGAAGATGGCCCCACATAGACAGGCTCCTCACCCCCACCAAGACTTAACATTCCAATGCCCAAGGCGAagtcctcttcatcaccttcttcgtcgttcTCCGACTCACTCGTGAGAGCACCACTTCCCAAGTTAATATCTCCTGCATGGCGAGTGCTTATATCGTCAGTCTTCATGAGCGGCGTGGCAACAATCTGTGAAGTCCCGGGGCCAGCACCAACAATCGGAGTTGCAGCTTGCCCACCCGACATGAGACCGTTATCGCCTATCCTGAGCGGACCGGGAGGGTATACAGCATTGAGCTTATCGACTGCAGCCTCTCTGGCTTTCTCGGGCATATGTATGTCATCGGCGGCAAACTGAGACCTGGGGTTAAGTTTACGGAGCTCCAGTTCAAGGGCAGCACAACGTGATTCCAGCTGTGAGACGTATCTGCAGGACCTGGTATCAGCACATTTCAACTATGCGGCAGGCGTACTTActcgaggaggaagatctCATTTGGGGTTCTCTCAAGGTAGATGCATTCTTTCTTTGCGCCCAGACAGTTGGTACATGTGGGGACTGGACTTGAACCTGGTGGCGCTGGCACACACTTATAATTGCAGCCACCAATTAGAGATGCTCATAGCTAGCGATGATAAGACTCACTCGCGCTTTGCGCTCTTTGCATCTCAGACATGCGATAGCATTTCTCTTTGGGGCGATAGATCGTTTCTTGCTGCCTGTCTGGGCcgagctggaggaggaagcacGGTTATCGGGAGGCATGATCGGGTATATATAGAAAGCGCGAGCGATGGAGGAGGTATTTATTGGTGTGAATTATGGTTGCGGAAGGAAAGAGCCATACATATGTGTCGTGTGCCGTGTTGTGTTGTAAGAATAGAGAAGGTAGCCGGAAAAGTGTATTTGTACAAGGTTATGTCCGGAATAATCGGGAAGCAACTATCTATGATCGTCGGCTCATACACTCTTTTGCACGTCACTTCCACTATTTCGTAGGCCTTCCGAAACTCGGAGTCGTTGGCGGCCTGTGGGCAGGAGCTGTTGGCAACTCTCTGTAATAAGGAAATGGCGACTGGTGGATGTATGTTGTCGAGTACAAGTCAGAGCAGAATAGTGCCGTCGTATGTCACCATCTAGCAAGTGAGATGAGACTCCGACGCTTTTTCCATATTTTTGCTTCACGATTGTTTTTACAACAGGGGTCTCATACGGAACTCTCACCACAACATATACGATGATTAACATATATCAAGCGTCAGAATGTTCTGTACATTAATTAGACAGTGCAAGGCAAAGATAGACTACCATATGCATACATTGCTCACGCGATCACACTAGCTAGCTATCTGGAAATGCATGACTTAGAAATGGAGAATGATCTTTTCTTGTAAATAATGATAATGAATCATGGACCAAAGATTCCAGATGGATGACCGTCACTCTTCGCTGACCAGCTCGTGATAAATGTACAAACCACCTCTATGACGTCCCCCGACAACTCCCTGATACATTTCTTAACATGTTGACATCCTACGCACCTACACCATTGGAATAAGGCACTTCATGGAAAAGGTAAGACTGGGTCTCATCAGCTCTGTCCAAGTAATTGCATACTGGATACGACTTACCACGGACTCTCCAAAGTGACTTCTCCTGATCACCTCGGCCAATACTCGGCTCACATCAATCACCTCGATCTTCTCGCACTTCTCACAGTTTTCCGATTGAGGGATGGTGTTGGTAATGATCAACTTTTCCATTCCACTCTCGCTGATCACCTTCAGCGCATTGCCGCTAAGAATACCGTGTGTAGCAAAGGCATAAACCTTGGTGGCCCCGGCTTCCAAAAGGTTCTTAGCAGCAAGACCAAGAGTGCCACATGTATCGGCCATATCATCGACCAGGATGGCAATCTTGCCAGTGACGGAACCGACTAAAACCATACGGGAGACTTCATTGGCCTTTTTACGTTCCTTGTGGAAAAGCGCAAACTCGACATTTAATCGGTCGGCAATGGAAGTGGCTCTATGGATGGTGTCAGGAATAATCCCACATGACGATCTGCTTTGCGCACCGCTTGGCACCACCGGCATCCGGGGAGACGATGACACAGTCATGAACATCAATGTTATTCCGCATATATTGAATCATCGAAGGTTCGGCATAGAGCTATAGATTATAGTTAATAAATGTGTCACATAGGTGATGTCCAAAACTTACGCTGTGAAGAGAGACAGGGCATGCAACAATGCCTTCAATTAATGTCAACTGTTCAAAATTGAAGATTTTTGGACTTACTTGTCAACAGGGACATCAAAAAATCCTTGGATCTGAGACGCGTGCAAGTCCATAGTCTACCAAGCCATATTAGCGGTATTCACAGGAACTTGGTGTCAATCAGCTGACAATAACGTGGTCGCAACCTGCTTCCCTCAACATGTTGGCTACAAGCTTAGCAGTGATGGGAGCTCGGGATTTGTCCTTCTTATCTTGTCGCGCATaggggaaatgaggaaTGATGGCTGTGATTCTTCTGGCAGAGGCAATCTGCAAAGGCTGAGTCAACTACCTAACGATAATCTAATGGATAGAGACACTTACCTTGCAAGCATGAATCATGATACAAAGTTCCATCAAGTTAGTGTTCACAGCCCCCGCACCCTAACAATTCCGTCAGTTTCATCATTTACCCAATCACTGCATCCATATTCCAGCAAATCACCACTCACAGTGTTCAAGATGTATACATCGCAATCTCGAACACTCTCCACTATAGTGACCTTGGTCTCACCCGAAGGTGGTTGGCTGATGTTGGCTCGTGCAAGAGGTATTCTCAGTCTAACCACGGTGAATGAGCGCCAGCACTCGATTGCAGAACCTATgattgaagaaaagaaacgTACCGCTTGGCGATGAGAGCAGCAAGCTCAGGGTGAGAGGAACCTGTTTCTTGATTAGCAACAGAGAAACGAATAGAGAGTGTCTGTGTCATACCAGAGAAGAGCTTGATAGTGGAATACGCAGCAGATGCCATATTACGTGGTTGCTTTCGGATGAGGCCGGTCcgtggagatggagggaCAAAAGGGGTATTGGAGAGCGGCAGTTTGGATATGTCTGATATTTGAAGACGTATTTAGAGTATTTCGAACTGATGCTTCGGTAAAATAGTCGTTGCAAGCAAAGGGGAAGTAAGTACAGCAGTCCAgcaaaaggagaaggcggaaTGCGAATTAGCCGGGGAGCTGGATGGGAAGTTTTTGCTCAAAATGGAGGAGTAATTGAGTCGGGAGTGTTGTCAAAGGGTATGAAGGCGGGAAGGGGAGTAAGGTGGTAGTAGATCGTGTAAGACGTCGTAGAGATTTTGGTCTTTGAAGGCTCCCAACAGATTTCTGGGAACCAACCAAAATTCTGAGAGAGTGACAATCGTCCGGGGCGCAAAAGCGGGGGCCACAACCACCAAGCTAGGATAACCCCGGAAACTCCGCCAGCCGGGGGATTCAATTCAAGCAAGCAGCAGAGTACTAACTTCCTCTATCCTATTTTAGTTGAATGAATGTCGCCTGCTTGATTCTTTCGGAGTGGATACAGGATATGTTTTGCGTTTTTTTAcaggaaggatggagacAATGATTGAAACGGTGCTGTATTTAAATATTCTTGTGATCAACCTGTATCTATTATTATTGCGAATAGAACAATCCTCCACCCCTGCCTGTATGTCACCGCCCGTGCATTGGATCGAAGTTCCaagcttctttttcttctcattgCTTCTCATTTTTCAAGGTTTTCGGCGGCTGTCAAAGCCCCTTCccacaacaacaaaggACCTTCGTACTTGGCACGTTCGATATTGTTAGGTGTTTACTACTGTCTACTGTGCGTCGACTGATCCATCCGGTCCTGCTTTTATTAATTTTCCGTTCCCGATTGGATCTTCAGTAACTATTTGGTCGTCGTCTTAACTCTCAAGCAAGCTCTACGCTATGCATAAACACATGCTATTTTCCCACTGATAAGTATATACACTTATAAGTATAGGTCTCAAATGATGTGTGtggtgagaagaaggaggagggcaaATCATCATAATGTCCGCTCTAAACATTGCCTAAACccctcatcaacaactCCAAATTACACCTCTCGATGACGATTCTTACCGTAGTGCTGATTGTCGTAAAGAAGGTGGCTTCACATTGACAAAGGATACGGGCGGCAATGATAACACTTCCACTCATCAACAGAGACGATGGCGTAGTGGTGCCGTACAATCTCTTCTACTTAGTTGATGAATGCTTTGCTTGCCATAGCATGACGTACATCCATCACAGCCGACAACTATCTCTATACATCTACGCGGGCAATTATCGCGGTTTTGAGAACCGCTTTGGCAACAAAAATCCTAGCCATAATTAAGTTCAAGACTGATTTTGACCACCACAACTCTATATCGAAAGAACGCTTGTACTATTTTTAAATATAGTTTGTCATGCCTACTATGCAAAACAACCATCATTTAGTTGACGTATCATATTTCCGCCGCTCAGTCAAGACGTATCGTATCGCGTATGTCCGCCgatttttcttttgccttCGGCGTCCGGAATTATTTAGGTCCAAGATCTGAGGTTAGACTTGACACCCAAACTTGCTCACGTCATCAAATCACCGAAAAATGCTTACGTAGTCGGCAGCCAGCAGGAGgaccaagaagatgatttgACGGACGCGGCGGATGGACCAGAAGAACGAGAGAATTCCGACGCGAACTTCTACTAAGTCGTTTTCTTTCCGTCCTCGATGGCTTCGGAATCATGATCCTTGGCCCAGCTTGGCTAGGTCCAGACTCCAGAAGAGTCCTTGGTTCTTTGGGTTCCCTGCCATTTTATCGTAATTTATTATAGACGGCAGAGTAAATAAATACATGCCATGGTGGTAAAGTATCTATTTTCCTGCTGCGAATGTACCCTTCAGGACACCCAAGGTGGTAATGGATGAGGGACCGCCGGCATCATGAAGTCACAAAATCCACTCGCGATTCTAAGCAAATCTCTTAAATCTTGAATCATCATTATGATGCAAGCAAGTTAAAGCGGTCTTAAAGCGTTCTTGATAATACCGAGAAGTGAAAAAAAGTATCTGTTATCCGCTGCCATGTCCCGCCGGCACTCCCAGGACCGCTGCACGGGAAAAAGGCATtaggagaagaaggaacgCGAGTGCTGATGGCGAACTGACGCAGATGACGATGGACGAGGAGTAGAAGGAAGAACTGTCCTCGAAGACTGGAGAAGTTGTACGCGCTACGTACTTGTAGGCTATTCAAGGATCTCGCTCTCGTTATGCTCTCATTCCGTTGCTGAATGCCGATGCATGCATGCGTGCAATTTCTTGCACTTTTCTATGCGGATCTTATCTTAAACGCCAAGCATCCCTGTTTACGCCGCGCCTAAAGGTGTTATGTAGAAGAATACTTGTACTGTAACAAAGAAGTACATGTTTATATAGCGGGAAAGTCACGGCATTGACTACTGGAGGCTGACCGTCGGAAGTGGTCGATTGCATGACGAAGGATGCATGGAGCGCCGAATTAGAGCCGGTGGAGGACGGCCACCTGGGAGTTCTCGACAAGCGACATCGATTTTCCCCGAGAGTGCCCGAGGACGAGAAACGTATGCCCGACGACAAGCCAGACTTCTGTCAGCAAGTAGAATTGACTCACCTTTTTATATTTGCTGTCAACAATCACTCCCGCTCCTTATTCTTGTCTCTTTACTTCTactttcccctttcccccAACTTCACCCCACCCATCCACCGTCTTTTCCTGCACTCCCGCCTCCATTTTCAAACTCCACCCCATACCAAACACAGCGCGTCATCGAAAATGAGAGTGGCAAGGTCCACAAATTTGTTGCCCGTCACTACTTTTCTCATATCCTCAgttttcctttccatcgTTCTTCCTACTCGTACTGCCGCTTCTCCCTCACCCGCTGTGGACAAGAGATTGGAGTTTTTGTTAGCGAGGCatgatggagaggatgatagTATGGAcatggatgtggatgaagTGAATGCTTCCACGGAGGATACGCCGGCCGTCGACGACGCTATGGCCTCGGCCAGCATCAGTTCGGCCAtcacttcctcctctgaAGCCTCTACCCCTAATTCCTCTGCGCCTTCGCATGAACACTCTCATGAGTCTCATGGAGCGGAGAAGGCACCTGAtccccattcccattcccacAGTGCTGCTCTCGAAATCCTCAATGATACCGACATTCACCGATGGCATCAGTTTCCGCCAACATATCTCGACGCAGACTTCCGACTTGATGCTGATTCAGCAATTTTTGGTGAGGAGTTCGATGACTCCTGGAATcttgaggaggttgagagcCATAAGGGCCTCGCACTTGTTCATGCGTTTTTAATGGGCTTGGCATATTTTGGGGTGTTGCCCGTAGGTGAGTGATTAAAATCCCACTGGGCCGCGTGCCTGGGCGAATTAGTCAGCGCGGCTCGGCTCAATTATGCATGATGAACGGACGTCACTAATACAACTATCGTAGCGCTTGCTCTTCGAGCAGCCGATCACCCTGCTCACTACCTCGCCAGCATCGCCTCTCTCACCATCGCTGTCCTTGGTTGGCTAGCTGGTGCCGCGTACAATGCTGCCACTCCCAATTAGTAAGCTCATTTGGCCGATGTGGTTTCAATCAAAGGATCCGCTGACGTCAACTCGGACCAATTAGCTATGAAGGCGCTATCTACCCGAAATTTGTcaacatccttcttttgaCCTCGATCTGTTTCACCGTTTTCGACTCTCTCGAACTCATCAAGAGAGGTATTGCTTTCTACAGACGTCATGACCGGACTTGGAAGGGTTTCTACAATGATGTCCTCCGCTCTCCTGGATCCATCTCCGACGAGAAGTGGCCTGCCACTAGATATGAAATGGTTGGACTAACCGATATTgatagtgatgaggagATAGGACGTGACAGGGATCGAGACGATCATATCATGTTTGCTATCGGCGACAATGAGGACAATGAGCATCATGTTGCCGAGCCGGAGCACATGGATAGTACGGGCGAAATTCACCACACTCATGAATCCCAGGGTTTTGATGAGCACGAAATCGCTCGCAGTCTTTTGAAGGGCAGCAAACCTCGCCGTCCTTCAATTGTCATCCGTCAATTCAGCTCCCCATCTCGCACTTCTACTGGCTCTGAGGGCACTCTTCAGGATACCCCTCATagttcatcttcctcttctcgcgGTTTTCCCCACAAAGCTTCTCAGCTTGGTGCCTACGATGCTCATTCGTCTCACCGCGAAGATCGCCATGATGCCATGCGAGCCCACAGTGATGAGCAAAATAAcaggatttggaggagtGCTCAGGCCAAGGGGCCTTTGAGGGCGTTGGAGGTTGTTTTGACGTGGGTTAGGAGAACTCAAATCATTTTTGCATACGTCACTATGCTTGCCGGGATTGTCACGTACACCGTAAGCAATTGCATCATATCCTAGGGACATGTAACTGACTTTTATAAAGGGCATGTGTCGAGCAGGTCTTATCAACAGTTGTGCAGCCCATTACATTAAAGGaagcatcttcttctggtaCGGTGTTCTCACTTTTGCTCGATACCTCGGTGCCTACGCCGATTTGGGCTGGGCTTGGAACCGCCGCCCCTCTCAAAACAGCGTCTCTGCTGAGATGGTCGAGTGTGCTGTCATTTTCACTTACGGTATCACCAACACTTGGATGGAAAGGTTTGGTGCTGCTCCTGGATCCCCATACACTGTCAAGCAAGTCCAACACATTTCTATTGCGGTCATGTTTTGGTTCGCTGGTCTTTCTGGGATGTTTCTTGAATCCCGATGGGTCAGAAGAGTCCTTGCCTCAGTCATGTCCACCGGAAGGAGCTCTACTGAAGAGCCTGCCACCTATGCCTTTAGTTTTAACCCTCTTCCTGCACTCACCATCGGTGTAGTAAGTCAATCACAATGCTATGTGTTTTAATCACTCACTGACATCCTTATAGACTGGTCTTGCCATGGccgctcatcatcagacATATGTTTTTCAGGTGCAGATTCACTCTTTGTGGGGTATCCTTCTCGCCGGTGGCTCCCTCTTCAGGTGCCTCACCTACATATTCCTCCATGTTTCTCCTCCTGTTCACTCCGCTTTGCCCTCTAGGCCACCTACAGAAATTCTCACATCTTTCGGCTGGGCTGCCGGTGGTATTGTTTTCATGCTCTCTAATGAGGAGATTTGTTGGTCCGCCATGCGTGCCGGCTGGGACGACATGATGGCTTTCCTGAATTTTACCATCGCACTCACGTGTTTCGTGTTCTGCTGGGCTGTTGTCATCATGGCAATCAAAGGTTGGGCCACTATGAGAataaggaaggaagaagagaggcaaGAAGGTGTATCTGTTTAAATACGGGATAACAGTAGATGTGTCTATAGTAGCCTTGGAATAATTATAATTTACGAAGATGTCATTATTAATACGATCCTTTGTATGCCTGTCCATCCTTGGCAATCTTCGCCGTACATCCGTGTCATCTATTCCCTGCCCGTTGGGACTCCACTCACATAGCCTGTAATGGTTGATTTCTGATAAACGAATCAATATTGTTGATCTGTTTTTATTCATTCTGGTTACGGCACATGTCAACAAGCAGTAAGAAGTTCACCCTGAGCTTTATTTTCTCTGTTCAATATTCAGAGTTCCCCAGCGCAATGAACATTTAAAGCCCAGAAAACTAGATACTGGCAGTTTGGCTAGAATGGAGGAAGTCCATCTTTTACTTTTATTATACAGGGGAGAAACGGCCAACGAAGGAAACGAACGGCGCACCTTCATGATTCATGATCGGACGCGCCTACAACGCCGCCCAACGCGTTCGTCGTTCTTTCTGTCAGTCGTCAATTTCTCCATCACCATTTTGTTGTTGCTCACATCACATATCTCTCACCTTTACATCTCCTGCTTCCATCCGACCTTTCGCCTCTGCTTTCGGTGCGCCGCTAACATTATGGCATCCGGATCGTCATCGAATAATAAACTTATCTCGGCCACTGCCAAACATACCGATGCTGAGGGTTACGAAATGCCCTGGTATATTCGCTCCTAATTTCTTAACAAAGATTTCCAACTAATAACAATTTAAAAGGGTCGAGAAATATCGTCCGGTCCTTTTGGACGATATCGTTGGCAACTCAGATACCGTTGATCGGTTGAAGGTCATTGCAGAGGATGGTAACGTGCCgcatatcatcatctctggTATGCCAGGTATCGGAAAAACCACTTCTATACATTGCTTGGCGCATGCGCTTCTAGGAGAAGCGTACAAGGAGGGAGTATTGGAACTGAATGCGTCCGATGAGCGGTGAGTCAAAGCAAGT from Cryptococcus neoformans var. neoformans JEC21 chromosome 7 sequence includes the following:
- a CDS encoding ribose-phosphate diphosphokinase, putative: MASAAYSTIKLFSGSSHPELAALIAKRLRIPLARANISQPPSGETKVTIVESVRDCDVYILNTGAGAVNTNLMELCIMIHACKIASARRITAIIPHFPYARQDKKDKSRAPITAKLVANMLREAGCDHVITMDLHASQIQGFFDVPVDNIVACPVSLHSLYAEPSMIQYMRNNIDVHDCVIVSPDAGGAKRATSIADRLNVEFALFHKERKKANEVSRMVLVGSVTGKIAILVDDMADTCGTLGLAAKNLLEAGATKVYAFATHGILSGNALKVISESGMEKLIITNTIPQSENCEKCEKIEVIDVSRVLAEVIRRSHFGESVSYLFHEVPYSNGVGA
- a CDS encoding cytoplasm protein, putative gives rise to the protein MRVARSTNLLPVTTFLISSVFLSIVLPTRTAASPSPAVDKRLEFLLARHDGEDDSMDMDVDEVNASTEDTPAVDDAMASASISSAITSSSEASTPNSSAPSHEHSHESHGAEKAPDPHSHSHSAALEILNDTDIHRWHQFPPTYLDADFRLDADSAIFGEEFDDSWNLEEVESHKGLALVHAFLMGLAYFGVLPVALALRAADHPAHYLASIASLTIAVLGWLAGAAYNAATPNYYEGAIYPKFVNILLLTSICFTVFDSLELIKRGIAFYRRHDRTWKGFYNDVLRSPGSISDEKWPATRYEMVGLTDIDSDEEIGRDRDRDDHIMFAIGDNEDNEHHVAEPEHMDSTGEIHHTHESQGFDEHEIARSLLKGSKPRRPSIVIRQFSSPSRTSTGSEGTLQDTPHSSSSSSRGFPHKASQLGAYDAHSSHREDRHDAMRAHSDEQNNRIWRSAQAKGPLRALEVVLTWVRRTQIIFAYVTMLAGIVTYTGMCRAGLINSCAAHYIKGSIFFWYGVLTFARYLGAYADLGWAWNRRPSQNSVSAEMVECAVIFTYGITNTWMERFGAAPGSPYTVKQVQHISIAVMFWFAGLSGMFLESRWVRRVLASVMSTGRSSTEEPATYAFSFNPLPALTIGVTGLAMAAHHQTYVFQVQIHSLWGILLAGGSLFRCLTYIFLHVSPPVHSALPSRPPTEILTSFGWAAGGIVFMLSNEEICWSAMRAGWDDMMAFLNFTIALTCFVFCWAVVIMAIKGWATMRIRKEEERQEGVSV